One segment of Desulfonatronum thioautotrophicum DNA contains the following:
- a CDS encoding 3'-5' exonuclease: protein LQDNWRSRPALVDFTNRIFCPAFEARGFSADQVRLQSVRPIHPEQTQALEVWNMESKKLDEDYACIASGVAALLSNPEQYIVEDPSTKELRPLRGEDIAVLCRKNKVCQKVADALERLGVRAVTKREGLLDTPEASYAMAALRYLVDPRDTLAAAELLHLSGEPDWLHRWLSEENFWKGCPSIAALDSHRAMLPDLTPWETLDLAIAASQIETIACRWGRAEVRLANLDALRGLAKGYEDICMARRNPATAAGLVTYLILEVKKDSLDLQGQGVDEHAVNVLTYHKAKGLEWPFVVLAELNWSRDVNPFNVSVTPNEHGFDPLNPLDGRWIRYWPWPYGKQSKNVGLDQRVEGCAELLQAQTEFWSEESRLMYVGMTRARDYLAFALRGDGSNSTTWLDVLKDGADNLILDFSDTEKKSIRCHSKPIPATFKKAEPQTEPAQGRQEAYFGPKQLPRPLPQYPPARFNPSSATTQDGDQALVHAPERIGDRIPVIGEPDVNALGEALHGFLVQDDPSQGLEIRIAKALGIFQRWKVSGIAPEDVVTASDRLIAHLQGRYGEGVALKEHPIHLRVGNQTASGWIDLVWKTPNGYVIVDHKSYMGRLDTVQKHCIPFVPQLNVYADCLEKALGSKPLALVVHLPMIGLMVEIEKRGK, encoded by the coding sequence CTTCAGGACAACTGGCGATCCCGGCCAGCTCTTGTGGACTTCACGAACCGGATTTTTTGCCCCGCCTTCGAAGCCAGAGGATTTTCAGCGGACCAGGTTCGCCTACAATCGGTGCGCCCCATCCACCCGGAGCAGACCCAGGCTTTGGAAGTCTGGAATATGGAAAGCAAAAAGCTGGATGAGGACTATGCCTGTATCGCTTCCGGCGTGGCGGCCCTGTTGTCCAATCCGGAACAGTACATTGTTGAGGACCCGTCCACCAAGGAGCTTCGCCCCCTTCGTGGCGAGGACATTGCCGTGCTCTGCCGCAAGAACAAGGTCTGCCAGAAGGTTGCCGACGCCTTGGAACGGCTGGGTGTCCGCGCGGTCACCAAGCGCGAGGGACTTCTGGATACTCCAGAGGCAAGTTATGCCATGGCTGCGTTGCGCTATCTCGTGGACCCCAGAGACACCCTGGCCGCGGCCGAGTTGCTGCACCTGAGCGGAGAGCCGGACTGGTTGCACCGGTGGCTGAGCGAAGAGAACTTTTGGAAAGGATGTCCGTCGATTGCTGCCCTGGACAGTCACCGGGCCATGCTTCCGGATTTGACCCCGTGGGAAACATTGGATTTGGCCATTGCGGCATCCCAGATTGAAACCATTGCCTGCCGCTGGGGACGGGCCGAGGTCCGGCTGGCTAATCTGGACGCCTTGCGCGGCTTGGCCAAGGGCTATGAAGACATCTGCATGGCCAGACGCAACCCGGCCACCGCGGCAGGCCTCGTGACCTATCTGATCCTGGAAGTGAAAAAAGATTCCCTGGACCTGCAAGGCCAGGGCGTGGACGAACATGCGGTAAACGTGCTTACCTATCACAAGGCCAAGGGACTGGAATGGCCATTTGTCGTTCTCGCTGAGCTTAATTGGTCTCGTGACGTAAATCCGTTCAATGTCAGCGTGACGCCCAACGAACACGGCTTTGACCCGCTCAACCCGCTGGATGGACGCTGGATCAGATACTGGCCGTGGCCATACGGCAAACAAAGCAAAAATGTCGGGCTGGATCAACGCGTCGAGGGCTGCGCGGAACTGCTCCAGGCGCAAACCGAGTTCTGGTCCGAGGAGTCCCGGCTGATGTACGTGGGCATGACCAGGGCCAGGGACTATCTTGCCTTTGCCCTCAGGGGTGACGGTTCGAACAGCACAACCTGGCTGGATGTGCTCAAGGATGGAGCCGACAATCTGATCCTGGATTTTTCAGACACGGAAAAGAAGTCCATTCGCTGTCACAGCAAGCCGATTCCGGCAACCTTCAAGAAGGCTGAACCGCAAACCGAACCCGCACAAGGCCGCCAGGAAGCATACTTCGGCCCCAAGCAACTCCCCAGGCCCCTCCCTCAGTATCCTCCAGCCAGGTTCAATCCCAGCTCCGCCACGACGCAAGACGGCGACCAGGCCCTGGTCCACGCTCCGGAACGAATCGGAGATCGCATCCCGGTGATCGGCGAACCCGACGTCAATGCACTGGGCGAGGCCCTGCATGGCTTCCTGGTCCAGGACGATCCCTCCCAAGGGCTGGAGATCAGAATCGCCAAGGCCCTGGGCATATTCCAACGATGGAAGGTCAGCGGTATTGCCCCGGAAGATGTTGTCACGGCCAGCGATCGGCTCATCGCGCACCTTCAGGGCAGATACGGCGAAGGGGTGGCGCTCAAAGAACATCCCATCCACTTGCGAGTGGGCAACCAGACCGCGTCCGGATGGATTGATCTGGTCTGGAAAACTCCCAATGGATACGTGATCGTTGACCACAAATCCTACATGGGCAGGCTGGATACGGTGCAAAAACACTGCATCCCGTTCGTGCCCCAGCTCAATGTCTACGCGGACTGTCTGGAGAAAGCCCTTGGTTCGAAGCCCCTGGCCCTGGTGGTCCATCTGCCCATGATCGGGCTGATGGTGGAGATTGAAAAGAGAGGAAAATGA
- the cas6 gene encoding CRISPR system precrRNA processing endoribonuclease RAMP protein Cas6, translating to MESSARPTLLASLAQRLEMLCVIFNNNEPMGRDCWMRLKEHFSIINPSPPPGLTWKDWSRYSNRQRKKVPMGGLTGSVHIAHAAPELWEWLRCASLVHAGKGTVMGLGGWRLSSCSGYSEC from the coding sequence GTGGAGTCGTCGGCTAGGCCTACCCTGCTCGCCTCCCTGGCCCAAAGGCTGGAAATGCTCTGTGTCATTTTCAATAATAACGAACCAATGGGGCGTGATTGCTGGATGCGTCTCAAAGAGCACTTTTCGATCATCAACCCCTCACCCCCCCCTGGCCTTACCTGGAAAGACTGGAGCCGCTACTCCAATCGACAGCGCAAAAAAGTCCCTATGGGAGGCCTGACAGGAAGTGTTCACATAGCCCATGCTGCACCAGAACTTTGGGAATGGCTGCGCTGCGCATCCCTGGTGCATGCAGGCAAAGGAACGGTTATGGGGCTTGGTGGTTGGAGGCTCTCGTCATGTTCAGGATATTCAGAATGTTAA